Genomic window (Vidua macroura isolate BioBank_ID:100142 chromosome 3, ASM2450914v1, whole genome shotgun sequence):
GGGCGGCAGCCGCCGCGAGTCTTCGGTGCCCGCCGAGATCCGAGCCAGGAAGGGCGGCGGCGCCGTGGTGGTAACCATGGTAGGATGTGGGTACCCAGAGTTGTGCCGGGGAGAGGGGTCAAGCCCAAGCAGGGACGAGCGGGTCGGGTTACTGGGGTGGGTCTGCCCAGGCTTTGTGACGGGGCGAGGAAGTGGTGCCGCAACCGGAGCCGCCGCTAGGAGAACATGGCGGGGGAGTGAGACGAGCCGCCAGCAGCTCCCCGGTGTTGTTACCCGGGCTCGTCCCGCCCACTTCCGCCCCCGCGCCAACCGCCGTGCGCGGACGGCGCCAGCTCCGCCTCTCTCCGCTCCGCCCCGCCAATcgcggcggagcggcggcctctctgccctggctccagccAATCGAAAGCGACACAAACACTCGGGGCCACGCCTCCCCTAGGGGCCGCCCAATCCGGGCAGGCACGCCCCCAGTCTCCGAGTCACGGGCTCGCAgtgcgcggcgggcgggcggcgctcCACCGGCCAATCGGGATCCGCACGGACAGCCGAGGCCACGCCTCCCCGGGCCCCTCAGCCAATCGCGGGAGACGTAAACAGGCGTCGGCGCGGCCCCGGTGGGCGGTGGTAACGGGCGGGCACGCGTCGCTCGCCATGGAGGAgccgggcccggccgccgcgccgccggaGGGGCGGGACGAGCGGAGCCTGGAGGCGCTCAGCCTGGCTGGCGGCGGAGAGGCGGCGGTGGCGGGGCGGCAGCTGTCGGAGGGGCGGCGGGCGACGCTGGCGAGCGCCCTGGAACTGGAGGGGACGGTGCTGCGCGAGGGGCGCCTCACCCAGTTCGTAGCCAACAACCTGGAGCGGCGGATCCGGCTGAGCGGCGCCCCGCGGGGCGAAACTCCGACGGGGGGCGGCGGGTCCTCCATCCCCGCCATCGACCCCGGGGCGCTGCAGGACGTGGTGGCCCTGGCCGGGCAGGTGGCGGCGCAGGTGGACGAGCTGCTGCGGAACGTGCACTGCGGGCTGCAGGCGCTGACGGCGCTCAGCGTCGGCTGCATCCAGACGTACCGCGACGGCGTGGAGAGCCTGGGCGAGGCGGCCGACCTCAGCATCCGCGCCATGTACGCACTGGTGGCGCGCTGCGAGGAGCTGGACCGCGCCATGCAGCCCGTGCCCGCCCTGGCCAAGCGCATCCGTGACATGAAGGGCACGCTGGAGCGGCTGGAGGGGCTCTGCAAAtagccgctcccgccgccgctcctCCCGTGCCGGCAGCGGGGGCCTGGGactgctgctctctccctccGGCGGCCCACCGCTCGCGGCTCCGCAGCTCCCACCTGCGCATCCTCGCTCTCTCTCCCCCCGTGCGTGACTTGCCGGCAGCAGTGGCCAGATCGCCTGTGTTGATCTGGACGAAGGGAAATTTTTGCGACGGACGAAGGAAAAGGTCCCGGTTGCAAATCGCGGGGTACATGGCAGATGGTGCTTTTTAGCTTCAGCTCCATTAAAGAATTTGGATTCCACATGCCTTACGCTTTCTATTTATTGAGGACTAAGAGAAACAAACGAGTCTTAATTAAAAGtagctcttaattttttttttttaatcaaattcaAAATTCTCGTGAGTACCTGCTTGATGCTTACAGGCATCTGTGCTTATTTGTAGTTGATTTTGTGCCCGAAGAGTAATTCTCACCTATGTTTTTTCAGCAAATAAACTGCTGTAAACAGTTTAAACAAGTAAGCTGCTATAACAGTAGAACACTGCTGTTTCTTACAGGACACAGTTTTAAGATAAGAGTAAGTTTAATACATATAGCAAAGACACTTGTTTTCTGAGAAGAATATAAAGTCCATGGAAGATAATTAAGATTCAGATAAGAACAAATCCAAAAGCAAAGTTCTAAATAAAAGCTTTGAGATGAAATGTCCTTTGCCTCTATTAATCTTTACAGTTTTCACAATGTAAAAGTTTAAATGGCATCACTGTGAAATGATCTTGTTATTTTgtagtttgcttttttgttttttctttctttccagttgGGAAAATGTCTAATTACATGAGGAATACGAGTACATGATGAAATTACGTGGGTGTATGACTGACATAAAATGATTGCTttggaataatttatttgtataACTTGAAGCATTTGTATCCGCATCACAGTGTGCAGAAGTAATTTTGCTGTATCAGGGAGTGTTTCCTCTGAGGCCTGAGAGTAGCTGAATTCTCTACTCACTAATGTTCCTATGCAAAAAGCCTCTTAGGTGATGCTCTTAGCAATCTGTGTAGGTCACAAATGTCCCTGTAACAAGatttcagcagcaaaacagTAATCTTATGTCAGTGTAATAGTGCTTTTGTTGACCAGGAGCTCCTAAAAACCTTGGAATGAAGGTAGCCAGAAATACTACTCTAGTTCTCTACCTGTGGTTGAAGAGCAGACAGGTTTACAATGGGCAGAGCTGCTACCCCACTGTAAATCTCGTTAAAAACACCAAGAGAGGGATGGACACTGTGATAGCCTGTGCTTCTGCATGCAGACAATACTGAATTATAACAAAATAATTCATGTTAATGCCCCCCTACTTTGCATGATGCCAGTCTGTGGCCTGTTTGGAGCCCCTTGGCATGGCCCTGTCTTTCCCTCAGCACAGGGATGTGTTTCATGTGTGGCCTTGTAGCCATAGCAACGGGAGGAGACTGGAATTAGGCTGTGCCAAGGTAGGGCTCTCTCTGGTATTGTCTGCTGGGAAGTAGCTGTGCTCCTGGAGGGGACCTGAGGCCTAACAGAAGttagggggaagaaaaataactgaacTGCTGCTGCATCCCATGGGCCTAGAAGACACTAAAGATTGCTTAATaccacagcagcagctacaCTTTTAATAGTTTTGTTATTCCTGGGAAAGTTTGAACTTGTCTATTATGCAGATGCAGTAGTTTTGCTAAGTGTGTTTGGTATACGCCAAGAGCGAACACCAAAGGTTGATCTTGCACAATCTGTGAGTACTGTTGAAATGTACAGGAAAGACCTGCAAGCTTATTTGTGTAGCCACATATGTACAGCTACTCTTCACTCACACAAGCTAAGGTGAAGCCTTTAAAGTGTTTCAATATACTCTTGGGTTTTGATAGTCTTTCATTTGCAGTCATCTTCATTCAATGCTAATTCCCTACTAAAATTGTTGAGTCTGTATAATAAAGTTAttacttttatgtttttaattgttGGTGATTAGTTGTTGTTGAGGTGTTTCACTTATTGTATTTCTTatgtggaaaaataatttgaaagctAATTTAAACTCTGCTTCTGCATCTGCACAGAAACCTTTTAATGTGATTGCAGAGCTGGTTTCAGTCTAGATCCTCAGGCAATAATTTCTGACAGTGATGTCATTCATGTGATGAAAAAGGAATGACTGACTAATGAATTGCAAGCATGAAGAAAGCAATAATTAtgctgtttgggtttgttttttaatattctgaCCACATCAGCTTTTTTGAAGGGCAGATTTAACTGAACTTGTTGAAGTGACTCCTGTTCCATGGTGTCTGCTTTGTGCCTTTGCCATCCCTGGGGCAGGCATAGCTGAATTTATGTCAGCCTGTTCTGTGCCTCCACAATTGGCATGGGTTTGTAACACCA
Coding sequences:
- the BORCS6 gene encoding LOW QUALITY PROTEIN: BLOC-1-related complex subunit 6 (The sequence of the model RefSeq protein was modified relative to this genomic sequence to represent the inferred CDS: inserted 3 bases in 2 codons; deleted 1 base in 1 codon); translated protein: GEEVVPQPEPPLGEHGGGVRRAASSSRCCYPGSSRPLPPPRQPPCADGASSASLRSAPPIAAERRPLCPGSSQSKATQTLGATPXPRGRPIRAGTPPVSESRARSARRAGGAXHRPIGIRTDSRGHASPGPSANRGRRKQASARPRWAVVTGGHASLAMEEPGPAAAPPEGRDERSLEALSLAGGGEAAVAGRQLSEGRRATLASALELEGTVLREGRLTQFVANNLERRIRLSGAPRGETPTGGGGSSIPAIDPGALQDVVALAGQVAAQVDELLRNVHCGLQALTALSVGCIQTYRDGVESLGEAADLSIRAMYALVARCEELDRAMQPVPALAKRIRDMKGTLERLEGLCK